A window of the Kineococcus mangrovi genome harbors these coding sequences:
- a CDS encoding aspartate/glutamate racemase family protein — protein MRILVVNCNTSTVITEVIAAGARAAATPGTEIIAVQPGWGPASAEGYYESLVTATAVLDTVLGTSETFDAVVMAGYGEHGREGVRQVLDVPVVDITEASALLAVLVSHRFGVVTTVASTLAGIEDSLRSAGLWERCAGVRATAVPVVTIHDDAEASVELLVEQGRDLLAAGADSLVLGCAGFAGLDRRMEAALGVPVFDSVASGVALAEDLVHLGKRTSKKGPFAGPDPAKGWTGWRPGSGRHPDQPVPAGAGDRHAEHSRATTRGTGAEQLRERPAVAHRR, from the coding sequence ATGCGCATCCTCGTCGTCAACTGCAACACCTCGACGGTCATCACCGAGGTCATCGCGGCCGGTGCCCGCGCCGCCGCGACCCCGGGCACCGAGATCATCGCGGTCCAACCCGGCTGGGGCCCGGCCTCGGCCGAGGGGTACTACGAGAGCCTGGTGACGGCGACGGCCGTCCTGGACACCGTGCTCGGGACCTCCGAGACCTTCGACGCCGTCGTGATGGCCGGGTACGGCGAGCACGGCCGCGAGGGCGTGCGGCAGGTCCTCGACGTGCCGGTCGTCGACATCACCGAGGCGTCCGCCCTGCTGGCCGTGCTGGTCTCGCACCGTTTCGGCGTCGTCACCACCGTGGCGTCGACCCTGGCGGGCATCGAGGACAGCCTGCGGAGCGCCGGCCTGTGGGAACGGTGCGCCGGTGTGCGCGCCACCGCCGTGCCGGTGGTGACCATCCACGACGACGCCGAGGCGTCGGTGGAGCTCCTCGTCGAGCAGGGGCGCGACCTCCTGGCCGCCGGTGCCGACTCCCTCGTGCTGGGGTGCGCCGGCTTCGCCGGTCTGGACCGCCGGATGGAAGCCGCCCTGGGGGTGCCGGTCTTCGACTCGGTCGCCTCCGGCGTCGCGCTGGCCGAGGACCTGGTCCACCTCGGCAAGCGGACGAGCAAGAAGGGTCCCTTCGCCGGCCCCGACCCCGCCAAGGGCTGGACGGGGTGGCGGCCCGGGTCCGGGCGGCACCCCGACCAGCCCGTCCCGGCCGGGGCGGGCGACCGGCATGCTGAGCACTCACGTGCGACGACGAGGGGGACCGGTGCCGAGCAGCTGCGAGAGCGCCCCGCTGTGGCCCACCGACGGTGA
- a CDS encoding GntR family transcriptional regulator produces the protein MPSSCESAPLWPTDGEPLSLQAYRRISRSIILGDYPQGMRLHEKLLTEQLQISRVPLRECFPLLERDGYIETEPRRSAVVSTWTRQRVVELFDVRLGLEVEAAAGAARLAADGRPTDGLLRALAAADDVAHTGDPLGTAEASTRFHEEVVEFTGNRLMVSLMRPITQWMTWLFFLTSQRDTDKACEEHHELVEAIASGKERLASSVAYAHIEAGREPTLAAVGLGAEPAALRRRARATGP, from the coding sequence GTGCCGAGCAGCTGCGAGAGCGCCCCGCTGTGGCCCACCGACGGTGAACCGCTGTCCCTGCAGGCCTACCGGCGCATCAGCCGGTCCATCATCCTCGGGGACTACCCGCAGGGCATGCGGTTGCACGAGAAGCTGCTGACCGAGCAGCTCCAGATCTCCCGGGTCCCGCTGCGGGAGTGCTTCCCGCTGCTCGAGCGCGACGGGTACATCGAGACCGAGCCGCGGCGCAGCGCGGTCGTCAGCACCTGGACCCGGCAGCGGGTCGTCGAGCTGTTCGACGTCCGGCTCGGCCTGGAGGTCGAGGCGGCCGCCGGGGCCGCCCGGCTCGCCGCGGACGGCAGACCCACCGACGGGCTCCTGCGCGCGCTCGCCGCCGCCGACGACGTCGCGCACACCGGCGACCCGCTGGGCACGGCCGAGGCGAGCACCCGGTTCCACGAGGAGGTCGTGGAGTTCACCGGCAACCGGCTCATGGTGTCGCTGATGCGTCCCATCACCCAGTGGATGACGTGGCTGTTCTTCCTGACCAGCCAGCGCGACACGGACAAGGCGTGCGAGGAGCACCACGAGCTCGTCGAGGCCATCGCCTCTGGCAAGGAGCGGCTGGCGAGCTCGGTCGCCTACGCCCACATCGAAGCCGGCCGAGAACCCACCCTCGCCGCCGTGGGGCTGGGGGCGGAACCGGCGGCCCTCCGGCGCCGGGCCCGGGCCACCGGGCCCTGA
- a CDS encoding carbohydrate ABC transporter permease: MTTTVAPPQAPATRRPPRRRHRGGGAVPYLFIFPPLAFLTVFMFGPLVQQVWISFTNTRLLNPTGGRFVGLENYVRLFTGDALIHSLWVTVSYTAGTVVFGVGIGLVAALAITRPFRGRAVVRGVLLFGWAVPNVAASLIWLWMFNENSGILNRVLSWFGVDAVPWLTSTTWAPVSILLVTVWQVAPFVMLVLLAALQSVPEEVREAARVDGADALSVYRVVTLPHIMPTLRLVSVLMAVWTIRRFEIIYLLTGGGPLDSTSTLVVSLRQTAFEDRDLGGAGAYGVVGLVLALVIAAVQLVLERRAQKGSDA; this comes from the coding sequence ATGACCACCACCGTGGCGCCCCCGCAGGCTCCCGCGACCCGGCGCCCACCCAGGCGCCGGCACCGCGGGGGCGGGGCGGTCCCGTACCTGTTCATCTTCCCGCCACTGGCCTTCCTCACGGTCTTCATGTTCGGGCCGCTGGTCCAGCAGGTGTGGATCAGCTTCACGAACACCAGGCTGCTGAACCCGACCGGTGGGCGGTTCGTCGGGCTGGAGAACTACGTCCGGCTCTTCACCGGGGACGCGCTGATCCACTCCCTGTGGGTCACCGTCTCCTACACGGCGGGCACCGTCGTCTTCGGGGTCGGCATCGGCCTGGTGGCCGCCCTCGCGATCACCCGCCCGTTCCGCGGGCGAGCCGTCGTCCGGGGCGTCCTGCTCTTCGGCTGGGCCGTGCCGAACGTCGCGGCCTCGTTGATCTGGCTGTGGATGTTCAACGAGAACTCCGGCATCCTGAACCGCGTCCTGTCCTGGTTCGGCGTCGACGCGGTCCCGTGGCTCACCTCGACGACGTGGGCGCCGGTCTCGATCCTGCTCGTCACCGTCTGGCAGGTCGCACCGTTCGTCATGCTCGTCCTCCTCGCGGCGCTGCAGTCGGTGCCCGAGGAGGTGCGGGAGGCCGCCCGGGTCGACGGCGCCGACGCCCTGAGCGTCTACCGGGTGGTGACGCTGCCGCACATCATGCCGACGTTGCGGCTGGTCTCGGTCCTCATGGCGGTCTGGACGATCCGCAGGTTCGAGATCATCTACCTGCTGACCGGCGGTGGTCCGCTCGACAGCACCAGCACCCTGGTGGTGTCCCTGCGGCAGACCGCTTTCGAGGACCGTGACCTGGGTGGTGCGGGTGCCTACGGCGTCGTCGGTCTCGTGCTGGCCCTGGTGATCGCCGCCGTCCAACTGGTCCTGGAACGTCGAGCGCAGAAGGGGAGCGACGCGTGA
- a CDS encoding ABC transporter substrate-binding protein, protein MTRFHVTATGHSLNYLPEYVATWRGFFAEEDLTVTATVPRPWDLVLDELADGSADAALGGIWVPSMYRGRATEYTPFAQIANRAPLALVGRERAEDFSWAAMSGRTVSMKGSNGASVGLYLKLVLAEQGVDPRSVNYVQDLDGAMLSTLMAGGMGDYLVVDHPSALTLCARTDLHVVAPLAVVTPDVPWSVYYAQGASDAARVELQGRFVRGLGRAMDWIDEHPAAEYRDFLARTFPAFDPDLLVRVADEYRTNSMWTTPVIDRAGYDRWQTGIAAGHLVTEPIAYEEFVDSRPTNLLPTAR, encoded by the coding sequence ATGACGCGGTTCCACGTCACCGCCACCGGCCACAGCCTGAACTACCTCCCCGAGTACGTCGCCACCTGGCGGGGGTTCTTCGCCGAGGAGGACCTCACGGTCACCGCGACCGTGCCCAGACCCTGGGACCTCGTGCTCGACGAACTCGCCGACGGTTCGGCCGACGCCGCGCTGGGCGGGATCTGGGTGCCCTCGATGTACCGCGGCCGGGCGACGGAGTACACCCCCTTCGCCCAGATCGCCAACCGCGCCCCGCTGGCCCTGGTCGGCCGGGAGCGCGCTGAGGACTTCTCCTGGGCGGCGATGTCCGGGCGGACGGTGTCGATGAAGGGCAGCAACGGCGCCAGCGTCGGTCTGTACCTCAAACTCGTCCTGGCCGAGCAGGGTGTCGACCCGAGGTCGGTGAACTACGTCCAGGACCTCGACGGCGCCATGCTGTCCACGCTGATGGCCGGCGGCATGGGTGACTACCTCGTCGTCGACCACCCCTCCGCACTCACGCTGTGCGCGCGCACCGACCTGCACGTCGTGGCGCCGCTGGCCGTCGTGACCCCCGACGTCCCGTGGAGCGTCTACTACGCGCAGGGCGCCTCGGACGCGGCGCGCGTCGAACTGCAGGGTCGCTTCGTCCGGGGTCTGGGGCGGGCGATGGACTGGATCGACGAGCACCCCGCCGCGGAGTACCGGGACTTCCTGGCCCGGACGTTCCCGGCCTTCGACCCCGACCTGCTCGTGCGGGTGGCCGACGAGTACCGCACGAACTCCATGTGGACCACCCCGGTCATCGACCGCGCCGGCTACGACCGCTGGCAGACCGGGATCGCCGCGGGCCACCTGGTCACCGAACCGATCGCCTACGAGGAGTTCGTCGACTCCCGCCCGACGAACCTGCTGCCCACCGCTCGCTGA
- a CDS encoding ABC transporter substrate-binding protein — MTTRRHALRTFGAVALGTGVLGTVGACGSGSDASGGTADGPVTLVLSNSQWLDALRGEKLWAAVKKFEDSHPDITLEQEAIASADYTSKITTEMGAGQGPDIVIAQEALFYQLADAGLLVEVDDEVTDGVELNTTADNGVLDDVRYGIAWQRAVYAMIYDKTLVDRAGAAVPTTVEELIASAQGVQAATGAVGFTGRHLIADFSGWMMDFQNWAYGHGVEWVDADGELTIDTPEAAAAFAAFKSVYDAAVMPIGDDMPTQRNRFKEGQVGFSIDNSGGTLNIGNGGALQAAELYSAPLPFQNPGAHQQIYLGISTHSEHAAAANTFLTWLLSEEGQQSLRLASGPDALATDVPVDPDFAAANPWAPTFADLAANSRSTLIPGYEASTDQIMRPVMEALERVLVSGADPATELAVAQSEVDALNLS, encoded by the coding sequence ATGACCACGCGTCGCCACGCCCTGCGGACCTTCGGTGCCGTCGCCCTCGGAACCGGTGTCCTCGGCACCGTCGGTGCCTGCGGTTCGGGCTCCGACGCCTCCGGCGGGACGGCGGACGGACCGGTCACCCTCGTGCTCTCGAACTCGCAGTGGCTGGACGCGCTGCGCGGGGAGAAGCTGTGGGCCGCGGTCAAGAAGTTCGAGGACTCCCACCCCGACATCACCCTGGAGCAGGAGGCCATCGCGTCGGCCGACTACACCAGCAAGATCACCACGGAGATGGGTGCAGGCCAGGGGCCCGACATCGTCATCGCCCAGGAGGCCCTGTTCTACCAGCTCGCCGACGCCGGGCTCCTCGTCGAGGTGGACGACGAGGTGACCGACGGGGTCGAGCTCAACACGACCGCCGACAACGGCGTCCTGGACGACGTGCGGTACGGCATCGCGTGGCAGCGCGCCGTCTACGCGATGATCTACGACAAGACGCTCGTGGACCGGGCCGGTGCCGCGGTGCCCACCACGGTCGAGGAGCTCATCGCCTCCGCGCAGGGCGTCCAGGCGGCGACCGGTGCGGTGGGGTTCACCGGCCGCCACCTCATCGCCGACTTCAGCGGCTGGATGATGGACTTCCAGAACTGGGCCTACGGCCACGGGGTGGAGTGGGTCGACGCCGACGGCGAGCTGACCATCGACACCCCCGAGGCCGCCGCCGCGTTCGCGGCGTTCAAGAGCGTCTACGACGCCGCCGTCATGCCCATCGGTGACGACATGCCGACCCAGCGGAACAGGTTCAAGGAGGGGCAGGTCGGTTTCAGCATCGACAACAGCGGCGGGACCCTCAACATCGGCAACGGCGGTGCCCTGCAGGCCGCGGAGCTGTACTCGGCGCCACTGCCGTTCCAGAACCCCGGAGCGCACCAGCAGATCTACCTGGGCATCAGCACCCACAGCGAGCACGCCGCCGCGGCCAACACGTTCCTCACCTGGCTGCTGTCGGAGGAGGGCCAGCAGTCGTTGCGGCTGGCCTCCGGTCCCGACGCGCTGGCCACGGACGTGCCGGTCGATCCCGACTTCGCCGCCGCCAACCCGTGGGCGCCGACCTTCGCCGACCTCGCCGCGAACTCGCGCAGCACGCTCATCCCGGGCTACGAGGCCAGCACCGACCAGATCATGCGCCCCGTCATGGAGGCGCTGGAGCGGGTGCTGGTGTCCGGAGCCGATCCGGCCACCGAGCTCGCGGTGGCGCAGTCCGAGGTGGACGCCCTCAACCTGTCCTGA
- a CDS encoding alpha/beta fold hydrolase, with amino-acid sequence MTSTGGVRRTELELPDGRALGIHDTGPDAGASVVLWHGGSPNTGEPPAPWRDDGERWIGVDRPGYGRSTRLPGRRVADVTTDVGAVLDHLGIATCRTVGHSGGASHALACAALLPDRVTAALCLSGLSPGDPLEAPDTGDEIPFTPEDRAVLAGPWAWFETVVAEASGSPGFDDDELAHAGDWGFDPAVTTVPVRIVHGEADLVVPIGHAYRLARLLPAAELVVVPGAGHLSVLEHLDARGGLTRGAG; translated from the coding sequence GTGACCTCCACGGGCGGCGTGCGGCGCACCGAGCTGGAACTCCCGGACGGGCGCGCCCTGGGGATCCACGACACCGGCCCGGACGCGGGCGCGTCGGTCGTCCTGTGGCACGGCGGCAGCCCGAACACGGGTGAACCGCCCGCCCCGTGGCGGGACGACGGCGAACGCTGGATCGGCGTGGACCGCCCCGGCTACGGGCGCTCCACCCGTCTGCCGGGGCGCCGCGTGGCGGACGTCACCACCGACGTGGGCGCCGTGCTGGACCACCTCGGGATCGCCACCTGCCGCACGGTCGGGCACTCCGGCGGCGCCTCGCACGCGCTGGCCTGCGCCGCCCTGCTGCCGGACCGGGTGACAGCGGCCCTGTGCCTGTCCGGCCTCAGCCCCGGGGACCCGCTGGAGGCGCCCGACACCGGGGACGAGATCCCGTTCACGCCCGAGGACCGGGCCGTGCTCGCCGGCCCGTGGGCGTGGTTCGAGACGGTCGTCGCCGAGGCGTCCGGGTCGCCCGGTTTCGACGACGACGAGCTCGCCCACGCCGGGGACTGGGGTTTCGACCCGGCGGTCACGACGGTGCCGGTGCGGATCGTCCACGGTGAGGCGGACCTCGTGGTGCCGATCGGGCACGCCTACCGCCTGGCCCGGCTCCTGCCCGCCGCGGAGCTCGTCGTCGTGCCCGGCGCGGGCCACCTGTCCGTCCTGGAGCACCTCGACGCCCGTGGAGGTCTGACGCGCGGCGCAGGGTGA
- a CDS encoding carbohydrate ABC transporter permease — protein sequence MKLTKVPWLVLVAVLVVAAGFPVYWMATTALSPSADLFSGTQSLWPQVQNTGGLIGSIGDIPILRWIGNSVFIAVGTTVLSLLLGAIGGYALSRYRFRGKGLVNFLLFMTQVLPEALLVVPLYAMFISLGLLNSMWGIVLANVGFALPVSTFILKSAMDSVPKELEESATVDGCPRFGSLTMIVLPLIAPSIAAAAVIAFFAGWNEFLFASTFLSDQSKWPISVGLASFIGQYDTPLASVMGSALVFSVPAVVFFLLVQRKIVSGLTAGAVKG from the coding sequence GTGAAGCTCACCAAGGTCCCGTGGCTGGTGCTGGTCGCCGTCCTGGTCGTCGCCGCCGGCTTCCCGGTCTACTGGATGGCCACGACGGCCCTGTCGCCCAGCGCCGACCTGTTCTCCGGCACCCAGTCGTTGTGGCCGCAGGTGCAGAACACCGGTGGTCTGATCGGCTCCATCGGCGACATCCCGATCCTGCGCTGGATCGGCAACAGCGTGTTCATCGCCGTCGGCACCACCGTGCTGAGCCTCCTGCTCGGCGCCATCGGCGGGTACGCGCTGAGCCGCTACCGGTTCCGCGGCAAGGGGCTGGTCAACTTCCTGCTCTTCATGACGCAGGTCCTGCCCGAGGCGCTGCTCGTCGTCCCGCTGTACGCGATGTTCATCTCCCTCGGTCTGCTCAACAGCATGTGGGGCATCGTCCTGGCCAACGTGGGTTTCGCGCTGCCGGTCTCCACGTTCATCCTCAAGAGCGCCATGGACTCCGTCCCGAAGGAGCTCGAGGAGTCGGCGACGGTCGACGGCTGCCCCCGGTTCGGGTCCCTGACGATGATCGTGCTGCCGCTCATCGCCCCCAGCATCGCCGCCGCGGCCGTCATCGCCTTCTTCGCCGGCTGGAACGAGTTCCTCTTCGCCAGCACGTTCCTGTCCGACCAGTCGAAGTGGCCGATCAGCGTCGGCCTCGCCTCGTTCATCGGTCAGTACGACACCCCGCTCGCCTCGGTCATGGGTTCGGCGCTCGTGTTCAGCGTGCCGGCGGTCGTCTTCTTCCTCCTCGTCCAGCGCAAGATCGTCTCCGGCCTGACCGCCGGTGCCGTGAAGGGTTGA
- a CDS encoding ABC transporter ATP-binding protein, which translates to MPSLTFSGITKSYGDTSVITSLDAHVEDGEFLVLLGPSGCGKSTLLRMIAGLADITSGELAFDGEVANSWSVRERQVAFVFQSYALYPHMTVRGNIAFPLVMDEFKGWHHLPLVNSIVRRRMVRSPAIQRKTEQIARQLELEPLLDRKPAQLSGGQRQRVALARSLVRDPALYLLDEPLSNLDAKLRTQMRAEISELHAAVGKTFVYVTHDQVEAMTMASRIIVLDGGVVQQIGTPEEVYATPANTFVARFVGAPPMNLLDVVRTGSTLTSPSGDAWSHQGAVPGAGPLVLGLRPESLRLTAAGRGRLEGDVAVVERLGGETLVGVRLSRAGEPPALVDHDLCFVRVPGRPAVRVGEACGVDYDESAAVWFDRDTRQRILA; encoded by the coding sequence GTGCCTTCCCTGACCTTCTCCGGGATCACCAAGAGCTACGGCGACACCTCGGTCATCACGTCCCTCGACGCCCACGTCGAGGACGGTGAGTTCCTCGTCCTGCTCGGTCCGTCCGGCTGCGGGAAGTCGACGTTGCTGCGGATGATCGCGGGCCTCGCCGACATCACCAGTGGGGAACTGGCCTTCGACGGTGAGGTCGCCAACAGCTGGAGCGTGCGCGAACGGCAGGTCGCCTTCGTGTTCCAGTCCTACGCCCTCTACCCGCACATGACCGTGCGCGGCAACATCGCCTTCCCGCTGGTCATGGACGAGTTCAAGGGCTGGCACCACCTGCCGTTGGTGAACTCGATCGTGCGGCGCCGGATGGTCAGGTCGCCGGCGATCCAGCGCAAGACCGAGCAGATCGCCCGCCAGCTCGAACTGGAGCCGCTGCTGGACCGCAAACCCGCACAGCTCTCCGGTGGTCAGCGCCAGCGCGTCGCCCTGGCGCGCTCGTTGGTGCGCGACCCGGCGCTGTACCTGCTGGACGAGCCGCTGTCCAACCTCGACGCGAAGCTGCGGACGCAGATGCGCGCGGAGATCTCCGAGCTGCACGCGGCCGTCGGGAAGACGTTCGTCTACGTCACCCACGACCAGGTCGAGGCCATGACGATGGCCAGTCGCATCATCGTGCTCGACGGCGGCGTGGTGCAGCAGATCGGCACCCCGGAGGAGGTCTACGCGACACCGGCGAACACGTTCGTCGCCCGTTTCGTCGGTGCCCCGCCGATGAACCTGCTGGACGTCGTCCGGACCGGGAGCACGCTCACGTCGCCCTCCGGTGACGCCTGGTCCCACCAGGGTGCGGTGCCCGGCGCCGGCCCCCTCGTGCTCGGGCTCCGGCCGGAGTCGCTGCGGCTGACCGCTGCGGGGCGGGGACGCCTGGAGGGTGACGTCGCGGTGGTCGAACGGCTCGGCGGCGAGACCCTGGTCGGGGTGCGGCTGTCCAGGGCGGGGGAGCCCCCGGCTCTCGTGGACCACGACCTGTGCTTCGTCCGCGTCCCGGGGCGGCCCGCCGTCCGCGTGGGCGAGGCCTGCGGCGTCGACTACGACGAGTCCGCGGCCGTCTGGTTCGACCGCGACACCCGCCAGCGCATCCTCGCCTGA
- a CDS encoding PLP-dependent cysteine synthase family protein, which yields MSSPEDRDWVHTAVRVVEADANRSADTHLRVLDLPTEWGVRLYLKDESTHPTGSLKHRLARSLFLFGLSNGDIGPGTTLVEASSGSTAVSEAYFARLLGLDFVAVVPAATSTAKLDLIRRQDGRLHLVDDPGHVYAAAEELGARPGFFYLDQFAMASTVTDWRGNNNIACSIFEQLALEPHPEPEWIVVGAGTGGTSATIGRYCRYAQHGTKLAVADPEGSAFARAWRTGSRDVTARGSRIEGIGRPRVEPSFVPSVIDEVVTVPDDESVAAMRVLFERTGIRAGASTGTNLCVALRLVHRMRGEDRAGSVVTLVCDDGNRYLDTYWSDEWLAAKGFDLDAGRRAVEPLFP from the coding sequence ATGAGCTCCCCCGAGGACCGCGACTGGGTGCACACCGCCGTGCGGGTCGTCGAGGCGGACGCCAACCGCAGCGCCGACACCCACCTGCGGGTCCTCGACCTCCCGACCGAGTGGGGCGTGCGGCTCTACCTCAAGGACGAGTCGACGCACCCCACCGGTTCGCTCAAGCACCGCCTCGCCCGCTCGCTGTTCCTCTTCGGGCTCAGCAACGGCGACATCGGCCCCGGCACGACGCTCGTGGAGGCCTCCAGCGGCTCGACGGCGGTCTCGGAGGCGTACTTCGCCCGGTTGCTCGGGCTGGACTTCGTCGCCGTCGTCCCGGCCGCGACGTCGACCGCGAAGCTGGACCTCATCCGCCGTCAGGACGGTCGCCTGCACCTCGTGGACGACCCCGGGCACGTCTACGCGGCCGCGGAGGAGCTCGGGGCGCGGCCGGGGTTCTTCTACCTCGACCAGTTCGCGATGGCCTCGACCGTCACCGACTGGCGCGGCAACAACAACATCGCCTGCTCGATCTTCGAGCAGCTCGCCCTGGAGCCCCACCCCGAGCCGGAGTGGATCGTCGTCGGCGCCGGCACCGGTGGCACGAGCGCGACGATCGGCCGCTACTGCCGGTACGCCCAGCACGGGACGAAGCTGGCCGTGGCCGACCCGGAGGGGTCGGCGTTCGCGCGGGCGTGGCGCACCGGGTCCCGCGACGTCACGGCACGCGGTTCGCGCATCGAGGGCATCGGCCGGCCCCGCGTCGAACCCTCGTTCGTGCCCTCGGTCATCGACGAGGTCGTCACCGTCCCCGACGACGAGTCGGTCGCGGCGATGCGGGTGCTGTTCGAGCGCACCGGCATCCGCGCCGGTGCCTCGACGGGGACGAACCTGTGCGTCGCGCTGCGGCTCGTGCACCGGATGCGTGGCGAGGACCGCGCGGGGTCGGTCGTGACGCTCGTCTGCGACGACGGGAACCGCTACCTCGACACGTACTGGTCGGACGAGTGGCTGGCCGCGAAGGGGTTCGACCTCGACGCGGGGCGCCGGGCGGTGGAACCCTTGTTCCCGTGA
- a CDS encoding glycoside hydrolase family 13 protein produces the protein MTQPQDWWRQAVVYQVYPRSFADSNGDGIGDLPGITSRVPHLAALGVDAVWLSPFYPSALADGGYDVDDHRDVDPRIGTLEQFDEMVAVLHAAGIKLVVDIVPNHSSNRHAWFQQALAAGPGSPERERYVFRRGAGADGELPPSDWTAMFGGSAWEPVGDGEWYLHLFAPEQPDWNWNHPDVREDHLRTLRFWADRGVDGFRIDVANSLAKDLTEPLPTEAELADLVDGAHRFFDRDEVHDVYVEWRKLFDEYDPPRTAVAEAWVPAHRRARYASPEGLGQAFNFDLLQADFDATAFRRIVTENLAFAREAGSSSTWVLSNHDVVRHTSRYALPAGADQNAWLLSNGEDPEPDTPGGLRRARAATAFTLALPGSTYLYQGEELGLAEVADIPAADLQDPTWLRSGGAEKGRDGCRVPLPWTAAGPSFGFGPGGAHLPQPSWFADVAADQQDGVEGSTLELYRQALATRRRLQGAEELQWLQTPAGVVAFTRPGGWTCLTNFGDEPVDLPAGRLVLTSGDLADGRVPRDTTVWVVAPQ, from the coding sequence TTGACCCAGCCCCAGGACTGGTGGCGCCAGGCCGTCGTCTACCAGGTCTACCCGCGCAGCTTCGCCGACTCGAACGGCGACGGGATCGGGGACCTGCCCGGGATCACGTCCCGCGTCCCGCACCTCGCGGCCCTCGGCGTCGACGCCGTCTGGCTCAGCCCCTTCTACCCCTCGGCCCTGGCCGACGGCGGCTACGACGTCGACGACCACCGCGACGTCGACCCGAGGATCGGCACCCTGGAGCAGTTCGACGAGATGGTCGCCGTGCTGCACGCCGCCGGCATCAAGCTCGTCGTCGACATCGTCCCCAACCACTCCTCGAACCGGCACGCGTGGTTCCAGCAGGCCCTGGCCGCCGGACCCGGCTCACCCGAGCGCGAGCGGTACGTGTTCCGCCGCGGCGCGGGAGCGGACGGCGAACTGCCCCCGAGCGACTGGACCGCGATGTTCGGCGGGTCGGCGTGGGAACCCGTCGGGGACGGCGAGTGGTACCTGCACCTGTTCGCCCCCGAGCAGCCGGACTGGAACTGGAACCACCCCGACGTGCGCGAGGACCACCTGCGCACGCTGCGGTTCTGGGCCGACCGCGGGGTCGACGGGTTCCGCATCGACGTCGCGAACTCCCTGGCCAAGGACCTGACCGAACCCCTGCCCACCGAGGCCGAGCTCGCCGACCTCGTCGACGGGGCGCACCGCTTCTTCGACCGCGATGAGGTGCACGACGTGTACGTCGAGTGGCGCAAGCTGTTCGACGAGTACGACCCGCCGCGCACCGCGGTCGCCGAGGCCTGGGTGCCCGCCCACCGCCGCGCCCGGTACGCCTCCCCCGAGGGGCTGGGCCAGGCGTTCAACTTCGACCTGCTGCAGGCCGACTTCGACGCCACCGCGTTCCGGCGGATCGTGACGGAGAACCTCGCCTTCGCCCGGGAGGCGGGCAGTTCCTCGACGTGGGTCCTGTCGAACCACGACGTCGTCCGGCACACCAGCCGCTACGCGCTGCCCGCCGGCGCCGACCAGAACGCCTGGCTGCTCTCGAACGGCGAGGACCCCGAACCGGACACGCCCGGTGGTCTGCGCCGGGCCCGCGCGGCGACGGCCTTCACCCTCGCGCTGCCCGGCAGCACCTACCTGTACCAGGGTGAGGAACTCGGGCTGGCCGAGGTCGCCGACATCCCCGCGGCCGACCTGCAGGACCCCACGTGGCTGCGTTCCGGCGGGGCCGAGAAGGGGCGCGACGGGTGCCGCGTCCCGTTGCCCTGGACCGCGGCCGGACCCTCCTTCGGGTTCGGCCCGGGCGGGGCGCACCTGCCGCAGCCGTCGTGGTTCGCCGACGTCGCGGCCGACCAGCAGGACGGCGTCGAGGGGTCCACGCTCGAGCTGTACCGGCAGGCCCTCGCCACCCGGCGCCGCCTGCAGGGCGCCGAGGAGCTGCAGTGGCTCCAGACACCCGCGGGCGTCGTGGCGTTCACCCGGCCCGGCGGTTGGACCTGCCTGACGAACTTCGGCGACGAGCCGGTGGACCTGCCCGCGGGTCGTCTGGTGCTGACCAGCGGTGACCTGGCCGACGGGCGGGTGCCGCGGGACACGACGGTGTGGGTCGTGGCTCCGCAGTGA